The DNA window CACGATCGCAGCCGCCTGAGACAATTTTTCCGGCGCGAGTGCATACAGGTAATTTCGACGCACCATGTCGGCGTCGGAAATACGCAGGCAACGCCATTGCTCGGGCTTGTTCTGCAGCGAATAAACGGCGGCCATCGGCTTGATGGTTGCGCCAATTCCGTCGGCCACGCAATGCATCAGAAGCGGCAGCGAATCGATTTCCGCCACCGCATCGACCGCCAGATTCACGCGCTCGAATTCGAGCGTGATGCGCCGGCGCAGACCATGTCCGGGGCTCGGCAGAATCAGCGGGACTTTGGTCAGTTCAAGCAGCGTGATGTCCTTGCGGTCCGGCGCGATCATCCGGCTGTTGCGCGGCAGGATCACGAACAGTTCCTCTTCCGCCAGCAATTCGACGCTCAGATCCAGCGCGGCTGTCGTGCTGAACAGAATCGCGAGATCGAGTTCGCCGAGGCGCGTCATGTGTTCGAGATGGCCGGACAGCGCCTCGACGACATTGAGCACGATGCCGGGGTATTTCGCGTTCAGATGTTTGATG is part of the Paraburkholderia fungorum genome and encodes:
- a CDS encoding LysR substrate-binding domain-containing protein; its protein translation is MDMRQLKYFVQIVESGSLSKASRQLFIAQPALSQQMTRLEDEVGKPLLVRSSRGVTPTENGEALYHHACFILRQLDQAVSVARREHSNVSGRVNLGMAPTTVCAIGLPLIKHLNAKYPGIVLNVVEALSGHLEHMTRLGELDLAILFSTTAALDLSVELLAEEELFVILPRNSRMIAPDRKDITLLELTKVPLILPSPGHGLRRRITLEFERVNLAVDAVAEIDSLPLLMHCVADGIGATIKPMAAVYSLQNKPEQWRCLRISDADMVRRNYLYALAPEKLSQAAAIVRDELKHVVRTLIESDAWQGVRLMSPLDSLDPPDPLSATSGPDADPLEFDDIPLDNAES